A stretch of Misgurnus anguillicaudatus unplaced genomic scaffold, ASM2758022v2 HiC_scaffold_33, whole genome shotgun sequence DNA encodes these proteins:
- the LOC129449221 gene encoding uncharacterized protein, giving the protein MAGLEQLEFFEFVHYVEKRSGKYARCSPETLEFMSAALMHKTIETSVPVNATPSRCPRHRRRRKKSMPEQATVSADANSPSSVSPVSVPAHKMAATSSHYIPQFAVVNPAPVFEFATTIPAPIRQEATISTVPVVKGAVVTPTPMVKMAPIPEQTHKMTAIPTPLHQPALVNSPALPKFRHLITSLMDVPLVSVRVAGVPRPVISSFVVSEVPSTVSSESTKPSESPVPSVPSESPVPSVPSESPVPSVPSESPVPSVPSEFPVPSVPSESPVPSVPSEFPVAPEPSESSEPSESPESSEPSESPESSEPSESPESSEPSESPESSEPSESPESSEPSESPESSEPSESPEFPESPEPSESPEFPESPESPESSEPSESPEFPESPEPSESPEFPESPESSEFPESPESSEFPESPESSEFPESPDSPEPSESSDSPEPSESSDSPEPSESSDSPEPSESSDSPEPSESSDSPEPSESCDSPEPSESSDSPEPSESSDSPGPSESSDSPEPSESSDSPEPSESSVSSEPSESSVSSKSSVPSESSVPSESSVPNESLVPHWLASVATAMPRRLFIVTKTMASAELSAGPKRAVPKLLAHPGPWTFVALAHHPSPESTSMPPPT; this is encoded by the coding sequence ATGGCTGGACTCGAACAGCTGGAGTTTTTTGAGTTCGTCCATTACGTGGAGAAGCGCAGCGGGAAATATGCTCGTTGCTCACCAGAGACACTTGAGTTCATGTCCGCCGCTCTCATGCATAAAACTATTGAGACTTCCGTGCCAGTGAACGCTACCCCCTCGCGTTGCCCACGACACCGGCGACGAAGAAAGAAATCCATGCCCGAGCAAGCCACTGTTAGTGCGGACGCTAATTCCCCGAGTTCTGTTTCCCCTGTGTCAGTGCCCGCTCACAAGATGGCCGCCACTTCATCCCACTACATACCTCAGTTTGCTGTTGTTAATCCTGCCCCAGTGTTCGAGTTTGCCACAACCATACCAGCTCCGATTCGTCAAGAAGCCACCATCAGCACTGTTCCcgttgttaaaggtgcagtagtaACACCTACACCCATGGTCAAGATGGCTCCCATACCCGAACAAACTCACAAAATGACTGCCATACCTACTCCACTTCACCAACCTGCATTGGTAAACTCCCCAGCACTGCCAAAGTTCCGACATCTAATCACCAGTCTGATGGATGTACCATTAGTATCTGTACGGGTGGCTGGGGTACCCCGTCCTGTGATTTCCAGCTTTGTGGTGTCTGAGGTTCCTTCAACTGTGTCATCTGAGTCTACAAAGCCTAGTGAGTCCCCTGTGCCCTCTGTTCCGAGTGAGTCCCCTGTGCCCTCTGTTCCGAGTGAGTCCCCTGTGCCCTCTGTGCCGAGTGAGTCCCCTGTGCCCTCTGTGCCGAGTGAGTTCCCTGTGCCCTCTGTTCCGAGTGAGTCCCCTGTGCCCTCTGTGCCGAGTGAGTTCCCTGTggcccctgagccgagtgagtcttctgagccgagtgaatctcccgagtcctctgagccgagtgaatctcccgagtcctctgagccgagtgaatctcccgagtcctccgagccgagtgaatctcccgagtcctccgagccgagtgaatctcccgagtcctccgagccgagtgaatctcccgagtcctccgagccgagtgaatctcccgagttccccgagtcccctgagccgagtgaatctcccgagttcCCCGAGTCCcctgaatctcccgagtcctccgagccgagtgaatctcccgagttccccgagtcccctgagccgagtgaatctcccgagttcCCCGAGTCCCCTGAATCTTCCGAGTTCCCCGAGTCCCCTGAATCTTCTGAGTTCCCCGAGTCCCCTGAATCTTCTGAGTTCCCAGAGTCccctgattcccctgagccgagtgagtcttctgattcccctgagccgagtgagtcttctgattcccctgagccgagtgagtcttctgattcccctgagccgagtgagtcttctgattcccctgagccgagtgagtcttctgattcccctgagccgagtgagtcttgtgattcccctgagccgagtgagtcttctgattcccctgagccgagtgagtcttctgattcccctgggccgagtgagtcttctgattcccctgagccgagtgagtcttctgattcccctgagccgagtgagtcttctgtgtcttctgagccgagtgagtcttctgtgTCTTCTAAGTCATCTgtgccgagtgagtcatctgtgccgagtgagtcatctgtgCCGAATGAGTCCCTTGTGCCACATTGGTTAGCTAGTGTGGCCACCGCGATGCCCCGGAGACTCTTTATCGTCACCAAGACTATGGCCAGTGCTGAACTCTCTGCAGGTCCCAAGAGGGCTGTCCCCAAGCTCCTGGCCCACCCTGGCCCTTGGACTTTTGTGGCCTTGGCCCACCATCCCTCCCCCGAGTCCACCTCCATGCCACCGCCCACCTAG